The following DNA comes from Mycobacterium sp. MS1601.
ACCAGCGTGAGCAGTTCGCCGTGCGCGACAGCCGCCAGGATGGGCGCAGGCACCTTGGAGCGGCCGGTGACAAGTTGGGATACCAAGTCCAGCCGCGCGGCCACTTCGGGATCGGCACGCGGTCGAGCCAGCTCGCTCTCCGGCACCACATCGGCGGCGGCCAGCATGTGCAGTCGGGCCAGGGCCTGCAACGGAGCTCTGCGCCACACGCCGATCAAGGCCGTCTCACCGCCCTCGAGGGCTTGGGCCACCCGCAGCGAACCGGCGAAGACCGGATCCGAGGCGGTGTGCTCGTCGAGTTGCGGAGTGCCCCCGTCCAGAACCGAAGATGCCCGGGCCGCCCGCAGCGCCGCCTCGGCAGCGGTGACAGGCCAGCCGCGCAGATTCGCCCGGTGCCGATGTGCCCGGCCGAGTGCGTCTCGCGCCTGTTCGGCGGCATCGGCCACGCCCGGGAGATCCACCAGGGGGGCCAGCGGGTCACCACTCACGCCCGGGAACCCTACCGTTCGGCGCACAGCACCCACCGCCCGTGGTGCGCGATGTGAGGTGCCAACGCTCTTGCAACCTTGGGTGACTACCCTCACAACCATGACCGAGACGCACACCGAAGTTCTGTCAGCGTATCCGCCTGCCGCGGAGTTCGCCGAGCAGGCGAACGCCACCGCGGCGCTGTACGACGAGGCCGAAGCGGACCGCCTGGCGTTCTGGGCGACTCAGGCCAACCGGCTGTCCTGGGACACCCCGTTCACCGAGGTACTGGACTGGTCGCAGCGTCCGTTCGCTAAGTGGTTCGCCGACGGCAAACTCAACGTCTCCTACAACTGCGTCGACCGCCACGTCGAAGCCGGCAACGGCGACCGGGTGGCCATCCACTGGGTGGGCGAGCCCGTCGAACACCACCGCTCGATCACCTACGCCGAACTCAAAGACGAAGTCAGCCAGGCGGCGAACACGCTGACCGATCTGGGCTTGGTCTCCGGTGACCGGGTGGCCATCTACATGCCGATGGTGCCTGAGGCCATCGTCGCGATGCTGGCGTGTGCGCGCCTGGGTGTCATGCACTCGGTGGTGTTCGCCGGCTTCTCGGCCAGCGCGCTCAAAGCCCGCATCGAGGACGCCTCGGCGAAACTGGTGATCACCACCGATGGCCAGTACCGCCGCGGTCAAGCCGTGTCGCTGAAGGCCGGCGTCGACGAAGCCATCGCAGGCTTGGGCGACGACAGCCCGGTCGAGCATGTCCTGGTGGTACGGCGCACCGGCATCGACGTCGAGTGGACCGAGGGTCGCGACCTGTGGTGGGACGAGGTGGTACCCAAGGCCTCGACCGAGCACACTCCGGCGGCCTTCGACTCCGAACACCCGCTGTTCCTGCTCTACACCTCCGGCACCACCGGCAAGCCCAAGGGCATCATGCACACCTCGGGTGGTTACCTGACCCAGGCGTCCTACACCCATTTCAACGTCTTCGACATCAAACCCGAGACCGACGTGTACTGGTGCACCGCCGACATCGGCTGGGTCACCGGGCACACCTACATCGT
Coding sequences within:
- a CDS encoding oxidoreductase; translated protein: MSGDPLAPLVDLPGVADAAEQARDALGRAHRHRANLRGWPVTAAEAALRAARASSVLDGGTPQLDEHTASDPVFAGSLRVAQALEGGETALIGVWRRAPLQALARLHMLAAADVVPESELARPRADPEVAARLDLVSQLVTGRSKVPAPILAAVAHGELLTLVAFGSADGVVARGVSRLVTIASGLDPHGLGVPEVYWMRRAAEYRAAAQGFATGTEKGLTEWLLLHCRALQAGAREAVSIAEQKK